The Paenibacillus amylolyticus genome contains the following window.
CAAACGTATGTTCCGAACCAACTTAGATATGTTATACTGGGAATTAAAATCTTGTACGTGTGGTTTGGAGGATTAGACATGTCCGTTCGTTTTGTTATTGGCCGGGCAGGCAGCGGCAAAAGCTCGCTGATTACCCGGGAAATTACATCCTTGCTTCAAAAGGAGCCGCAAGGTAAACCTTTGATTTTACTTGTTCCCGAACAGAGTTCTTTTCGAACAGAGCAGGCATTGGTGTCTTCTGGAGCAATTAAAGGTACCATGCGTGCAGAAGTGCTCGGTTTTCGCCGATTAGCCTACCGCATAATGCAGGAAGCAGGCGGTTCTGCTCGTATTCCGATCGGAGCCGAGGGCAAAAAGATGCTGCTCTACAAGGTCATCCAGCGCCGTAAGGAAGAATTGAAGCTGTTTGGTGCGTCCGGCAGCCAGCTGGGTTTTATAGGCGAATTAAATGACTTATATAGTGAGTTTAAACGTTATGAAGTTGATCCATCATTGCTGGAAGAAGGGCTATCTGGAGGGTATGCCTCATCCTCTTCTCCAATTCTGGAGGACAAGTTGCATGACTTGAATCTGATCTATCGTGACTATGAACAGGAACTGACCCATTTATATATTGATGATGAAGATACGTTGACCGAACTGACAGAGCGATTGTCGGAAAGTGCTTTGCTACAGGGTGCACAGATCTGGATTGATGGTTTTCAGGGATTCACGCCACAGGAGATGAGTGTGATCGGACGCCTGATGTTGCAGTGCTCTTCCGTGACCATTGCGCTGACATTAGATCGTGCATATGATCACGGGGCTTTGCCTGGAGAACTGGAATTGTTCTATCCCACGGCGAGTGCCTACGCGCGTCTGAAAGGAATGGCTGAAGAACTGGGTGTATCGAGCGATATCATCGTGCTTGATTCAGAGATTCCACCGAGATATAAGGATCGTCCGGGACTTGCACATCTGGAGGCCGGTTTCGATCGCCGAATCCGGTGGAAAGGTGAGGGTCTGGATTCCGGAATCCGTCTGATTGCAGCGGAGAACCGTCGAGCTGAGATGGAGGGAGCACTCCGGGAGATGCGGCGCCTGGCGCAAAACGAAGGTGCACGTTATCGGGAGATGGCTGTGCTTGTTCGTCAGTTGGATACCTACGCGGACATAGCTGAACCACTATTCAGGGATTATGGCGTGCCGGTCTTTCTGGACCGCAGAAGAAATGAACTTCATCATCCATTATCCGAGTTTATCCGTTCTGCACTGGATATTGTGCGTCGCCACTGGCGTTACGAGGATGTATTTCGCTGTGTCAAAACGGATCTGCTGCTTCCGCGTGATGGTTCCATCACCCGTGAAGATATGGACCAGCTTGAGAATTATGTACTGGCTTGTGGTATTCATGGATATCGCTGGACTGACGGCAAACCGTGGAAATATGTTCCCAGCCTTTCGCTTGAAGACAATGGTCAGGATGGACGTAGTCGAGGTCGGGACCAAATGCTTTCTTTAATGGAGCGTTGTCGAACGGTCATTACAGATGCCTTGGGTGCTTTTGAGAAACGGATGAAAAAAGCAAAGACAGCCAAAGCCCAATGCGAGGCACTATACAGACTGCTGGAAGAGGCCGAGATTCCATGGAAGCTGGAACATATGTCTGATGATGCTAAGGCGCAAGGTGACCCCGAACGGTCGAGAGAACATCGGCAGATGTGGGGAGCTGTGTTGGATCTATTGGATCAGATGGTGGATATGATGGGCAATGAACGGCTGGATATCACTCTGTTTGCCGGGATGATTGAGACCGGGTTGGCAGAATTGAAGCTGGGTCTGGTACCACCCGCACTTGATCAGGTTTTGGTTGGTTCCATGGACCGTACGCGTCTTCAGGATATCAAATACGTATTTATCCTTGGGGCAGTTGATGGTGAATTACCTGCCGTACCTCAGGATGATGGCGTATTAACGGAACTGGAGAGAGCGTTACTGACCGAAAGAGGTGTAGCGCTTGGACCAGGTACAACGAGGCAAATGTTGGATGAACGTTTTCTGATCTATACGGCACTTACAGCGGCTAGCAACCAATTGTGGTTGAGTTACCCGGTTGCTGATGATGAGGGAAAAGCACTGCTTCCTTCCGAGATTGTCCGCCATGTACGGAAAATGTTTGGTTTGCAAGAACAACCATTGCTTGCCCAACCACCGTTTGTGAACTCGGAAGAAGCCCATTGGTCCTATGTCACCCATCCGGGCCAGAGTCTGTCTGCGCTCATTGGACAATTGCGTAAATGGCGCCGCGGAGAAGATATCCCTGAAATATGGTGGGCGGTCTACAATTGGCATGTATCTCGGGAGGCAAGCAGACCTCAGCTGGAGCGGTTGATAGGATCGATATTTTATCGTAACCGGGCATTGCCACTACGAACATCCACCAGTCGCAGACTGTATGGCACAGAGGTGAGGACGAGTGTTTCGCGAATGGAGCGGTTTGTCGCTTGCCCTTTCTCCCATTTTGCTTCGCACGGGCTGCGTCTCAAAGAACGGCAATTGTACCGCCTTCAGGCTCCCGATATTGGACAACTGTTTCATGCTGCACTAAGCCAGCTGGCTATGCGTTTGCGTGAAGAAAATCGTAGTTGGGGCAGCTTAACCCCAGACCAATGCCGTAAGGAAGCCGAGCACACCGTGGAGCAGATTGCACCACAGCTGCAAGGGGAGATTTTGCTAAGCACCAAGCGCTACGGTTATATTTTCCGCAAATTGAAGGACATTGTTAGCCGGGCATCCGTTATTCTGGGTGAACAGTCCAGACGTGGAAGTTTTGAACCGATTGGGCTGGAGCTTGATTTTGGACCGGATAAAACCCTGCCGCCTCTGCGTTTTGAACTGGAGAACGGCTGTGTGATGGAGATTG
Protein-coding sequences here:
- the addB gene encoding helicase-exonuclease AddAB subunit AddB, which codes for MSVRFVIGRAGSGKSSLITREITSLLQKEPQGKPLILLVPEQSSFRTEQALVSSGAIKGTMRAEVLGFRRLAYRIMQEAGGSARIPIGAEGKKMLLYKVIQRRKEELKLFGASGSQLGFIGELNDLYSEFKRYEVDPSLLEEGLSGGYASSSSPILEDKLHDLNLIYRDYEQELTHLYIDDEDTLTELTERLSESALLQGAQIWIDGFQGFTPQEMSVIGRLMLQCSSVTIALTLDRAYDHGALPGELELFYPTASAYARLKGMAEELGVSSDIIVLDSEIPPRYKDRPGLAHLEAGFDRRIRWKGEGLDSGIRLIAAENRRAEMEGALREMRRLAQNEGARYREMAVLVRQLDTYADIAEPLFRDYGVPVFLDRRRNELHHPLSEFIRSALDIVRRHWRYEDVFRCVKTDLLLPRDGSITREDMDQLENYVLACGIHGYRWTDGKPWKYVPSLSLEDNGQDGRSRGRDQMLSLMERCRTVITDALGAFEKRMKKAKTAKAQCEALYRLLEEAEIPWKLEHMSDDAKAQGDPERSREHRQMWGAVLDLLDQMVDMMGNERLDITLFAGMIETGLAELKLGLVPPALDQVLVGSMDRTRLQDIKYVFILGAVDGELPAVPQDDGVLTELERALLTERGVALGPGTTRQMLDERFLIYTALTAASNQLWLSYPVADDEGKALLPSEIVRHVRKMFGLQEQPLLAQPPFVNSEEAHWSYVTHPGQSLSALIGQLRKWRRGEDIPEIWWAVYNWHVSREASRPQLERLIGSIFYRNRALPLRTSTSRRLYGTEVRTSVSRMERFVACPFSHFASHGLRLKERQLYRLQAPDIGQLFHAALSQLAMRLREENRSWGSLTPDQCRKEAEHTVEQIAPQLQGEILLSTKRYGYIFRKLKDIVSRASVILGEQSRRGSFEPIGLELDFGPDKTLPPLRFELENGCVMEIVGRIDRVDVAEGENGLLLRVIDYKSSQTDLKLHEVYYGLSLQMLTYLEVLLSAAEEWLGETAMPGGTLYFHVHNPLLQSANGMTSEQAGQELLKRFKMKGLLLADRDAIAQMDNTLDKGYSAIIPVALKADGSFYSSAAVATPEQWDTLLASVRSNIREIGTRITDGDVAIEPYRIQQEVACTFCPYKPVCQFDENIEGNEYNLLAKPGKQQIWDMLSHTKGGETS